Within Agarivorans litoreus, the genomic segment TCAGACGTAATGCTTCTATCGTGCAATAACCGCTAGAACGATCGCTGTCGATATCCCTGATGAGAGCACCTAGTTCATTCTCGTTTGTTATAGCGGCTTGATGTTTGACTTTGGGTAAAGGTGCGATGATATCTCTTAGTGATAACCCCTGAGCAGGATTACTTCGAATCAAACGATGAGCTAAAGCGTGAGCGAATACTCGATTAACTACAGATAAAATGGTCGGAGCTTTCTTTGGAGCTCCTGAGGCTTCAATCGAAAGCATCAATTCGGTGATGTGCCCAGCATCAACTTCTTCTATGGCTAATTGGCATATCTCTTTTGCATCTCGGGTTAGCCAACGCTTTATTCTATTAGCATGCTCTTCGGACCATGCTTCTCTTTGTTTTTCCCACCATTGTAAAGCAACCCACTCAAACGTTTTTTCGGGTGAGCTATGCTTCTTTTTCGCTTTACGTCTTTCGTCCATGGGGTTAATACCCTGAGCGAGCATTAGGTGAGCATCTTTAGCTAAGCTCCTTGCTTCAACTAAACTGACATTGGGGTACTTTCCCAAAGCCATTTCTTGGTGTTTGTTAGCGAATTTGAAACGCAAGCGCCAAAGCTTAGAACCACTAGACTTAACCAACAAAAACAATCCATTAGCATCATATTTTTTAGAGCTAGACTTACCTTCTGGGCAAGATATTGACTTAATTTCTAAAGCAGTTAAGGCCATAAGGTGGGGTACTTTTGGGGTATAAAGTGGGGTATTTACAAAAATATAGCAAATAAATTGAAGTCCTACTATAGACGATACCCCACTTTGTACCCCACCAATTTTGACGCTTTATGAAATAGTATGATACTAACTGAATATCTAAAGGAATAAAAAAAGCCCGTAAAGCAATACCTTACGGGCTTTAAGAAACTTTATGAGTTTCTATGAATAGCTGGAGCGATGATTACATCATGCCGCCCATACCACCCATGCCGCCCATGCCGCCCATATCTGGAGCGCCACCAGCAGCTTTATCTTCTGGCTTGTCGGTGATCATACATTCGGTAGTGATCATCAAACCAGCAACAGAGCCAGCAAACTGTAGTGCTGAACGGGTTACTTTAGTTGGGTCAAGAATACCCATCTCTAGCATGTCACCGTATACGCTAGTGCCAGCGTTGTAACCGAAGTTAGCTTCACCTTCTTTCACTTTGTTAGCCACTACAGACGCTTCGTCACCTGCGTTAGTTACGATTTGACGAAGTGGAGCTTCCATAGCGCGAAGTGCTAAGCGAATACCTACATTTTGGTCTTCGTTGTCACCTTCTAGGCCAGCAACTTTAGCTGCAGCGCGAACTAGAGCAACACCACCGCCCGCCACAACGCCTTCTTCTACCGCTGCGCGAGTAGCGTGAAGAGCATCTTCTACGCGGTCTTTCTTCTCTTTCATTTCAACTTCAGTGGCAGCACCAACTTTAATTACTGCTACACCGCCAGCTAATTTAGCTACACGCTCTTGAAGTTTTTCTTTGTCGTAGTCTGAAGAAGTATCTTCGATTTGCTGGCGAATTTGAGCAACACGGCCTTGAATCGCAGCTTCTTCACCAACACCATCAATGATAGTTGTGTTGTCTTTAGAGATAACCACGCGCTTCGCGCTACCTAAATCTTCTAAAGTAGCTTTTTCTAGCTCTAGGCCAACTTCTTCAGAAATAACAGTACCGTTAGTTAGAATAGCAATGTCTTGTAACATCGCTTTACGACGGTCACCAAAGCCTGGGGCTTTAACAGCAGATACTTTAACAATACCGCGCATGTTGTTAACTACCAA encodes:
- a CDS encoding tyrosine-type recombinase/integrase — its product is MALTALEIKSISCPEGKSSSKKYDANGLFLLVKSSGSKLWRLRFKFANKHQEMALGKYPNVSLVEARSLAKDAHLMLAQGINPMDERRKAKKKHSSPEKTFEWVALQWWEKQREAWSEEHANRIKRWLTRDAKEICQLAIEEVDAGHITELMLSIEASGAPKKAPTILSVVNRVFAHALAHRLIRSNPAQGLSLRDIIAPLPKVKHQAAITNENELGALIRDIDSDRSSGYCTIEALRLIPRLFLRPKEIRHLKWSYIDFENKIIRIPAENMKRGREHLVPLATQVVEQLKSIRLVTGYSEFVFPSERDGNKPMSKNVMTNRLRSLGYSADVISAHGFRSTASTLLHEQGWKHDVVEVQLAHLIGSATSRAYNRALYLKKRKKMMQKWADYLDSLK
- the groL gene encoding chaperonin GroEL (60 kDa chaperone family; promotes refolding of misfolded polypeptides especially under stressful conditions; forms two stacked rings of heptamers to form a barrel-shaped 14mer; ends can be capped by GroES; misfolded proteins enter the barrel where they are refolded when GroES binds) — its product is MAAKDVIFGNDSRSKMLAGVNVLADAVKVTLGPKGRNVVLDKSFGAPTITKDGVSVAKEIELEDKFENMGAQMVKEVASQANDAAGDGTTTATVLAQAIVNEGLKAVAAGMNPMDLKRGIDKAVVAAVEELKGLSAPCADTKAIAQVGTISANSDTTVGNIIAEAMEKVGKEGVITVEEGQALTDELDVVEGMQFDRGYLSPYFITNQESGTVELDNPFILLADKKISNIRELLPLLEALAKAGKPLLIIAEDLEGEALATLVVNNMRGIVKVSAVKAPGFGDRRKAMLQDIAILTNGTVISEEVGLELEKATLEDLGSAKRVVISKDNTTIIDGVGEEAAIQGRVAQIRQQIEDTSSDYDKEKLQERVAKLAGGVAVIKVGAATEVEMKEKKDRVEDALHATRAAVEEGVVAGGGVALVRAAAKVAGLEGDNEDQNVGIRLALRAMEAPLRQIVTNAGDEASVVANKVKEGEANFGYNAGTSVYGDMLEMGILDPTKVTRSALQFAGSVAGLMITTECMITDKPEDKAAGGAPDMGGMGGMGGMGGMM